The Cyanobium sp. ATX 6F1 genome includes a region encoding these proteins:
- a CDS encoding RNA methyltransferase yields the protein MSSAAQPLLVLVEPAGPLNVGSVARLAANFGLQQLRLVAPRCDHLGEEARRMAVHAQPLLERAQLFADLSAALADCRRVVACSGRVDSDAVPMEPPSGALTWLLAAEEAAPTALVFGREDRGLSTDELLLAGRVLQLSTDDGYPSLNLSHAVAIALHELRRLAAVDPAAPAAAHGGAEPDTSDPALRGDLEASLSDAEELLLEVGFLLPHTRHARMAKVRALLQRARITSEEVALVRGMVRQLRWASRRPTS from the coding sequence TTGAGCAGCGCGGCCCAACCGCTGCTGGTGCTGGTGGAGCCGGCCGGTCCGTTGAACGTGGGCAGCGTCGCCCGCCTGGCGGCCAACTTCGGGCTCCAGCAGCTGCGTCTGGTGGCTCCCCGCTGCGATCACCTGGGGGAGGAGGCGCGCCGGATGGCGGTCCATGCCCAGCCGCTGCTGGAGCGCGCCCAGCTTTTCGCTGATCTGTCCGCCGCCCTGGCCGACTGCCGTCGGGTGGTGGCCTGCAGCGGGCGAGTGGATTCCGACGCCGTGCCGATGGAACCACCGTCGGGCGCCCTGACCTGGCTGCTGGCGGCCGAGGAAGCCGCCCCCACCGCCCTGGTGTTCGGCCGCGAAGATCGGGGCCTGAGCACCGATGAGCTGCTGCTGGCCGGGCGCGTGCTTCAGCTCTCCACCGACGACGGTTATCCCTCGCTGAATCTCTCCCACGCCGTGGCGATCGCCCTGCACGAACTGCGGCGCCTCGCGGCGGTGGACCCCGCTGCGCCGGCGGCGGCCCATGGCGGGGCTGAACCTGACACCAGCGACCCCGCCCTGCGGGGGGATCTGGAGGCCTCCTTGAGCGATGCCGAAGAGTTGTTGCTGGAGGTGGGGTTTCTGCTGCCCCACACCCGCCATGCCCGCATGGCCAAGGTGCGCGCCCTGCTGCAGAGGGCCCGGATCACCAGTGAGGAAGTGGCCCTGGTCCGGGGCATGGTCCGGCAACTGCGCTGGGCGAGCCGCAGGCCAACCTCTTAG
- a CDS encoding serine hydrolase gives MSSGRPTRPGSGSWGRPLRLVLRLLVIGVGLGVITGTALKLLAPRLAKGGLGGIGALTTTKLPPVSGALQGLQRGLPLGRFEPRTELTALSQSWAALAAAQKDLKVSGYLLVLDDGRYAQLNADTPLPAASSIKSPVLLAALEDLDAGKLRWNEPLILSKEVIGAGAGWMANKPLGTRFPFYEAATEMIRVSDNSATNLLIKRLGGKLAVNARFQGLGLGASVINNWLPDLDGTNTTSAHDLARTIALVDTGDKLSPRARDLFREIMGKSRTNTLIPLGVLQGLGGDSSDPDGELLAKGITIYNKTGDIGIAYADAGLIELPNGQRAVAAFMVKGPFNDPRSTDLIRAMAAAAAKALVGPAAATAATP, from the coding sequence GTGAGTTCCGGCCGCCCCACCCGCCCTGGATCCGGAAGCTGGGGACGCCCCCTGCGCCTGGTGCTGAGGCTCCTGGTGATCGGGGTCGGTCTGGGGGTGATCACCGGCACCGCCCTGAAGCTGCTGGCACCGCGGCTGGCCAAGGGGGGGCTGGGGGGAATCGGTGCGCTGACGACAACCAAACTCCCGCCCGTGTCCGGGGCCCTGCAGGGCCTGCAGCGGGGTCTCCCCCTGGGCCGCTTCGAGCCCAGAACCGAACTCACCGCCCTGAGCCAAAGCTGGGCCGCCCTGGCCGCCGCCCAGAAGGACCTGAAGGTCTCGGGCTACCTGCTGGTGCTCGATGACGGGCGCTACGCCCAGCTCAATGCCGACACCCCCCTGCCGGCCGCCAGTTCGATCAAAAGCCCGGTCCTGCTGGCGGCCCTGGAGGATCTCGATGCCGGAAAGCTGCGCTGGAACGAGCCCCTGATCCTCAGCAAGGAGGTGATCGGCGCCGGCGCCGGCTGGATGGCGAACAAACCGCTGGGCACGCGCTTCCCCTTCTATGAGGCGGCCACCGAGATGATCCGGGTGAGCGACAACAGCGCCACCAACCTTCTGATCAAGCGGCTGGGGGGCAAGCTGGCCGTCAACGCCCGCTTCCAGGGGCTGGGGCTGGGGGCCTCGGTGATCAACAACTGGCTGCCGGATCTCGATGGCACCAACACCACCAGTGCCCACGACCTGGCCCGCACCATCGCCCTGGTGGACACCGGAGACAAACTCAGCCCCCGGGCCCGGGACCTCTTCCGGGAAATCATGGGGAAATCCCGCACCAACACCTTGATCCCCCTGGGGGTGCTGCAGGGTCTGGGGGGAGATTCTTCCGACCCTGACGGCGAGCTGCTGGCCAAGGGCATCACCATCTACAACAAGACCGGCGACATCGGCATCGCCTACGCCGATGCCGGCCTGATCGAATTGCCCAACGGCCAGCGGGCGGTGGCCGCCTTCATGGTCAAGGGCCCCTTCAACGATCCCCGCTCCACCGACCTGATCCGCGCCATGGCCGCCGCCGCCGCCAAAGCGCTGGTGGGGCCTGCCGCAGCCACCGCCGCGACCCCATGA
- a CDS encoding DUF3370 domain-containing protein — MTWRLLTPGLLLALLPASLTGPPGAAAQGTLAVAPAKAPPEVVLRPQQVRPLPGGLDSVLVLNDNNPELIRSQGILLSSFEPKAVIAGQPLAVPGAHLDLPLQGRFELFSHHVYAGRPESADSTLWLGVVAAPRGTRPVRLRLVAGATALSQSNDPRQPAAPFLPLPPLLSQNGEGPYAGPGSRVAGELLTRQPRNPLLSEQWTLLPGQLTTLLALPLPVRGLDPLLNGRNLQLRLESDGPVSVATLASLGGDQPPAEAEWALLLQGDLSPKEHPPSPLGSPGPIIYSRVSGLQQGSLWRASLSDPGKTTLSVRSAPVSWPISSLERGRLGSGQVQTALLKRRYPETAWAAHGNYGIEYDLTLPLLNDTSAPVRLQLALDSPLKGDAPIGGLRFNVSPPRAVTFRGLIEVQGLDGPSGRASGPKGFHLVLRQGQSGPALGTVSLAPRELRRLRVRLIYPADATPPQALTLLPIAESPPAGEPRPAVKQSGVSPGTP, encoded by the coding sequence ATGACCTGGCGCCTCCTGACTCCAGGGCTGCTGCTGGCCCTGCTGCCGGCGTCCCTGACGGGCCCGCCCGGCGCCGCGGCCCAGGGCACCCTTGCCGTGGCCCCGGCGAAGGCTCCGCCCGAGGTGGTGCTGCGCCCCCAGCAGGTGCGGCCGCTGCCGGGCGGCCTCGATTCGGTGCTGGTGCTGAACGACAACAACCCCGAACTGATCCGCAGCCAGGGGATCCTGCTCTCCAGCTTCGAGCCGAAGGCCGTGATCGCCGGGCAGCCCCTCGCGGTGCCCGGTGCCCACCTGGATCTGCCGTTGCAGGGCCGCTTCGAGCTCTTCAGTCACCATGTCTATGCCGGCCGGCCGGAAAGCGCCGATTCCACCCTCTGGCTGGGGGTGGTGGCCGCCCCCCGGGGCACCCGACCCGTTCGCCTGCGGCTGGTGGCCGGGGCCACGGCGTTGTCCCAGTCGAATGATCCACGCCAACCGGCCGCCCCTTTCCTGCCCCTGCCCCCCCTGCTGAGCCAGAACGGCGAGGGCCCCTACGCCGGTCCCGGCAGCCGTGTGGCGGGCGAACTGCTGACCCGTCAGCCCCGCAACCCGCTGCTGAGCGAGCAGTGGACGCTGCTGCCGGGTCAGCTCACCACCCTGCTGGCCCTGCCCCTGCCGGTGCGGGGCCTCGATCCCCTGCTCAACGGCCGCAACCTGCAGCTGCGCCTGGAGAGTGACGGACCGGTGTCGGTGGCCACCCTGGCCAGCCTGGGCGGGGATCAACCGCCGGCCGAAGCGGAGTGGGCGCTGCTGCTGCAGGGGGATCTGAGCCCCAAGGAGCATCCCCCCTCCCCCCTGGGCAGCCCTGGGCCGATCATCTATTCGCGCGTCAGTGGCCTCCAGCAGGGCAGCCTCTGGCGCGCCAGCCTCAGCGATCCGGGCAAGACCACCCTGTCGGTGCGCAGCGCGCCGGTGTCCTGGCCGATCAGCAGCCTGGAACGGGGCCGGCTGGGCAGCGGCCAGGTGCAGACCGCCCTCCTGAAACGCCGCTACCCCGAGACCGCCTGGGCCGCCCACGGCAACTACGGCATCGAATACGACCTCACCCTGCCCCTGCTCAACGACACCAGCGCCCCGGTGCGCCTACAGCTGGCCCTCGACTCCCCCCTCAAGGGGGATGCCCCGATCGGCGGCCTGCGCTTCAACGTCAGCCCGCCACGGGCGGTCACCTTCCGGGGCCTGATCGAGGTGCAGGGCCTCGATGGACCCTCCGGCCGCGCCAGTGGTCCCAAGGGGTTCCATCTGGTGCTGCGCCAGGGCCAGAGCGGGCCAGCCCTGGGCACGGTCAGCCTGGCGCCCCGGGAGCTGCGGCGCCTGCGCGTGCGCCTGATCTACCCCGCCGATGCCACCCCGCCCCAGGCGCTGACGTTGCTGCCGATCGCTGAGTCGCCCCCGGCCGGAGAACCAAGGCCGGCTGTGAAACAATCCGGAGTTTCTCCAGGCACGCCGTGA
- the bchI gene encoding magnesium chelatase ATPase subunit I, which produces MSPNRKRRVFPFTAIVGQEEMKLALLLNVIDPRIGGVMIMGDRGTGKSTAIRALADLLPEIDVVAGDPYNSSPTDPDLQSAEVRQRAENGETLAVEPRQVPMVDLPLGATEDRLCGTIDIEKALSEGIRAFEPGLLAKANRGLLYVDEVNLLDDHLVDVLLDSAASGWNTVEREGVSVRHPARFVLIGSGNPEEGELRPQLLDRFGMSVEVRTVRDPELRVQVVDQRTGFDADPDGFNDLVQPNQDALQQRVVEAQQRLPLVALDPDLRIRISSVCGELDVDGLRGDIVTNRAARALAAFEGRTEVTDDDVARVVACCLRHRLRKDPLEQIDSGDRVVKVFCKVFERPEPSDRSAFSLVLTG; this is translated from the coding sequence GTGAGTCCGAACCGGAAGCGCAGGGTCTTCCCCTTCACCGCCATCGTCGGGCAGGAGGAGATGAAGCTGGCGCTGCTGCTGAACGTGATCGATCCCCGCATCGGCGGCGTGATGATCATGGGAGACCGGGGCACGGGCAAATCCACGGCGATCCGGGCCCTGGCCGACCTGCTTCCCGAGATCGACGTGGTGGCGGGCGATCCCTACAACAGCTCGCCCACGGATCCCGATCTGCAGAGCGCCGAGGTGCGCCAGCGGGCCGAGAACGGCGAAACCCTGGCCGTGGAGCCCCGTCAGGTGCCGATGGTGGACCTGCCCCTGGGGGCCACCGAAGACCGGCTCTGCGGCACCATCGACATCGAAAAGGCCCTGAGCGAGGGCATCCGCGCCTTCGAGCCCGGTCTGCTGGCCAAGGCCAACCGCGGCCTGCTCTACGTCGATGAGGTGAACCTGCTCGATGACCACCTGGTGGATGTGCTGCTGGATTCAGCGGCCTCGGGGTGGAACACGGTGGAGCGCGAAGGGGTCTCCGTGCGCCACCCCGCCCGGTTCGTGCTGATCGGCTCGGGCAACCCCGAGGAGGGGGAACTCAGGCCCCAGCTGCTGGATCGCTTCGGCATGAGCGTGGAGGTGCGCACCGTGCGCGATCCGGAATTGCGGGTGCAGGTGGTGGACCAGCGCACGGGTTTCGACGCCGACCCCGACGGCTTCAACGACCTGGTGCAACCCAACCAGGACGCCCTGCAGCAAAGGGTGGTGGAGGCCCAGCAACGGTTGCCCCTGGTGGCCCTTGACCCCGACCTGCGCATCCGCATCTCGTCGGTCTGCGGCGAGCTGGACGTGGACGGCCTGCGCGGTGACATCGTCACCAACCGCGCGGCCCGGGCCCTGGCCGCCTTCGAGGGGCGCACCGAGGTGACCGACGACGACGTGGCCCGGGTGGTGGCCTGCTGCCTGCGCCACCGCCTGCGCAAGGACCCGCTGGAGCAGATCGACTCGGGCGATCGGGTGGTGAAGGTGTTCTGCAAGGTGTTCGAGCGGCCCGAACCCAGCGACCGCAGCGCCTTCAGCCTCGTGCTGACGGGGTGA
- the ruvC gene encoding crossover junction endodeoxyribonuclease RuvC, with protein MRILGIDPGLARVGYGVIDTGGGRQALVDCGVIQTLPGRPEGERLVEIARDLRSLVRTWRPELAAVEKFFFYRSSTTISVVQARGVVMMTLARLNVPAVEFPPMQVKLALTGSGHADKDEVLEAVMRELSLQEPPRPDDAADALAVALTGWFQR; from the coding sequence GTGAGGATCCTGGGCATCGACCCCGGCCTGGCCCGGGTCGGCTACGGGGTCATCGACACCGGCGGCGGCCGCCAGGCCCTGGTGGATTGCGGTGTGATCCAGACCCTGCCCGGTCGGCCGGAGGGGGAAAGGCTGGTGGAGATCGCCCGGGACCTGCGCTCCCTGGTGCGCACCTGGCGCCCCGAGCTGGCGGCGGTGGAGAAGTTCTTCTTTTACCGCTCGAGCACCACGATCTCCGTGGTGCAGGCCCGGGGGGTGGTGATGATGACCCTGGCCCGCCTGAACGTGCCGGCGGTGGAGTTTCCCCCCATGCAGGTGAAGCTGGCCCTCACCGGCTCCGGCCACGCCGATAAAGATGAGGTGCTCGAAGCGGTGATGCGGGAGCTGAGTCTTCAGGAACCCCCCCGCCCGGATGATGCCGCCGACGCCCTGGCGGTGGCCCTCACCGGCTGGTTCCAGCGATGA
- a CDS encoding 5-formyltetrahydrofolate cyclo-ligase: MSEGPPLAGASGKAALRREWRSRRLALVAEAQEALLNVAMALVPPLVGPGRRLGLYWPLAGEPDLRPLADQLSGRLALPAVVQGNSESERQLIYRTWDPTTPLAADACRVPAPARGMALGADELALLLVPALALDRRGLRLGTGGGWYDRLRQDPSWRGVPALIVAPSLCRLAALPADPWDVPFDGWLDETGLHWLQPV; this comes from the coding sequence ATGAGCGAGGGCCCGCCGCTGGCCGGCGCCTCCGGCAAAGCCGCGCTGCGCCGGGAGTGGCGATCGCGCCGGCTGGCCCTGGTGGCGGAAGCCCAGGAGGCGTTGTTGAACGTCGCGATGGCCCTGGTGCCGCCCCTGGTGGGGCCGGGCCGGCGCCTGGGGCTCTACTGGCCCCTGGCCGGGGAGCCCGATCTGCGGCCCCTGGCGGATCAGCTGAGCGGGCGCCTGGCCCTGCCGGCGGTGGTTCAAGGAAATTCGGAGTCCGAACGGCAGCTCATCTACCGCACCTGGGACCCCACGACGCCGCTCGCCGCGGATGCCTGCCGCGTGCCGGCCCCGGCTAGGGGGATGGCCCTGGGGGCGGATGAACTCGCCCTGCTGCTGGTGCCGGCGCTGGCCTTGGATCGCCGCGGCCTGCGCCTCGGCACGGGCGGCGGCTGGTATGACCGCCTGCGCCAGGACCCCAGCTGGCGCGGCGTTCCCGCCCTGATCGTCGCCCCCTCGCTCTGCCGACTGGCTGCGCTGCCGGCCGATCCATGGGATGTGCCCTTCGATGGCTGGCTGGACGAAACGGGGCTCCATTGGTTGCAACCTGTGTAA
- a CDS encoding SufE family protein translates to MATGSEALDQIVARLKGSTDPKRRYEYVLWLARKLAPFPEELRQEVFKVRGCVSQVYVVAQLVDGRLHWQGDADAQITKGLLALLMAGLEGLSPAEAAAIDPAFLAETGLQASLTPSRANGFLNILKLMQAQARGLESVA, encoded by the coding sequence ATGGCCACCGGCAGTGAGGCTCTCGATCAGATCGTGGCGCGGCTCAAGGGCAGCACGGACCCCAAACGTCGCTACGAATACGTGCTCTGGCTGGCGCGCAAGCTCGCCCCCTTCCCCGAGGAGTTGCGTCAGGAGGTCTTCAAGGTGCGCGGCTGCGTCTCCCAGGTGTACGTGGTGGCCCAGCTGGTGGACGGCCGTCTGCACTGGCAGGGGGATGCGGACGCCCAGATCACCAAGGGGCTGCTGGCCCTGTTGATGGCGGGGCTCGAGGGCCTCAGCCCAGCCGAGGCGGCGGCGATCGACCCCGCCTTCCTGGCCGAGACCGGCCTGCAGGCGAGCCTCACCCCCTCAAGGGCCAACGGCTTTCTGAACATCCTCAAGCTGATGCAGGCCCAGGCCCGTGGCCTGGAATCGGTCGCCTGA
- a CDS encoding homoserine dehydrogenase, whose amino-acid sequence MTIGVGLLGLGTVGAGVADILLNPSGRHPLVEQLELRRVAVRDPGRARPLALDEHLLSTDAEAVVDDPAVEIVVELIGGLEPARSLILRAIAAGKPVVTANKAVIARYGQEIAAAAAARGVYVLIEAAVGGGIPIIEPLKQSLGANRIQRVSGIINGTTNYILSRMAAEGAAYGEVLADAQRLGYAEADPAADVEGGDAADKISILAGLAYGGSIERSAIPTEGISRLEGRDVDYAAQLGFVVKLLAVAEHLGSDPDGTQRLDVRVHPTLLPKEHPLAGVDGVNNAILVEGDPVGRVMFYGPGAGAGPTASAVVADILNIAGIRQASGADGALDPLLAAGSWRQCRLVDSGSTQHRNYVRLQTSDEAGVIGQIGTCFGREQVSIQSIVQFETSGGAAEIVVITHEVSEARFRSALSAIDELPEVQAVAATLRTL is encoded by the coding sequence ATGACCATCGGCGTCGGATTGCTCGGTCTTGGCACGGTGGGAGCCGGCGTGGCCGACATCCTGCTGAACCCCTCCGGGCGCCATCCGCTGGTGGAGCAGCTGGAGCTGCGCCGGGTGGCCGTGCGTGATCCGGGTCGGGCCAGGCCCCTGGCGCTGGACGAGCACCTGCTCAGCACCGACGCCGAGGCGGTGGTGGACGATCCCGCCGTGGAGATTGTGGTGGAGCTGATCGGTGGGCTGGAGCCGGCCCGCAGCCTGATCCTGCGCGCGATCGCCGCCGGCAAACCGGTGGTGACCGCCAACAAGGCCGTGATCGCCCGGTACGGCCAGGAGATCGCCGCCGCCGCCGCCGCTCGCGGGGTCTACGTGCTGATCGAGGCCGCCGTGGGCGGCGGCATCCCGATCATCGAACCGCTGAAGCAATCGCTCGGGGCCAACCGCATTCAGAGGGTGAGCGGCATCATCAACGGCACCACCAACTACATCCTCAGCCGCATGGCCGCCGAAGGGGCGGCCTATGGCGAGGTGCTGGCCGATGCCCAGCGGCTGGGGTACGCCGAGGCCGACCCCGCCGCCGATGTGGAAGGGGGCGACGCCGCCGACAAGATCTCGATCCTGGCCGGCCTGGCCTACGGGGGCAGCATCGAGCGCAGCGCCATTCCCACGGAGGGCATCAGCCGCCTGGAGGGCCGTGATGTGGACTACGCCGCCCAGCTGGGGTTCGTGGTCAAGCTGCTGGCGGTGGCCGAGCACCTGGGCAGTGACCCCGACGGCACCCAGAGGCTGGACGTGCGTGTCCATCCCACCCTGCTGCCCAAGGAGCACCCCCTGGCGGGGGTCGATGGGGTCAACAACGCCATCCTTGTGGAGGGGGATCCCGTGGGCCGGGTGATGTTCTACGGGCCCGGGGCCGGCGCCGGGCCCACGGCATCGGCGGTGGTGGCGGACATCTTGAACATCGCCGGCATCCGTCAGGCCTCCGGAGCGGACGGTGCCCTCGATCCATTGCTGGCGGCCGGAAGCTGGCGCCAGTGCCGACTGGTGGACAGCGGCAGCACCCAGCACCGCAACTACGTGCGCCTGCAAACCAGCGACGAGGCGGGGGTGATCGGGCAGATCGGCACCTGTTTCGGCCGCGAGCAGGTCTCGATCCAGTCGATTGTGCAGTTCGAAACCTCTGGCGGGGCCGCCGAAATCGTCGTGATCACCCATGAGGTGAGCGAGGCCCGCTTCCGCTCCGCCCTGAGCGCCATCGACGAGCTTCCGGAGGTGCAGGCGGTGGCCGCAACGCTCAGGACTCTCTGA
- a CDS encoding ABC transporter substrate-binding protein has protein sequence MAMVGALLVPLAACQTPRSSGRLVVASKNRIDSVDPAQAYSFGAMQLLSAIGDPLYVITAEGRIEPRLATALPRLSADGLTAWVPLRRGVSFHDGSRFDAAAMVFTLKRFMAIGKLSYLVGDRLTAVRASGPYELELRLKRPFSALPELLSAINLTPLSPAAYGPLGQRFLNDRFVGTGPYKLTSANDQQQRLEPFEHYWGQRPANGGLDLVSLANSTALYGALRSGEVDVLLSTSLDGDQQMALHHSAQRGQLNEGVGPALEIGYLSLLTDHPPLDNPSLRQAVALSLDRRLISERVSQGLRAPLRDLVPPSLKGSSPRAWPSYDPARARRLYRQAGYCGGRALALPLTFRSNVPSDRLFALIWQAQLQRDLGDCVRLEITGMEATTAYRQLGDGAFTMILLDWMGDFPDAGNYLTPLLGCDQAQGNRCLKGASAASGSFWTRPGLDADLRRSEGLTGPTRAVLLRSIQAEAAAAVPYLPVWLVSPRAWSLPRISAPEFDGSGRVVLSRLQRRGPGGSPP, from the coding sequence ATGGCCATGGTGGGGGCCTTGCTCGTCCCCTTGGCGGCCTGCCAGACCCCGCGCAGTTCCGGTCGGCTGGTGGTGGCCAGCAAGAACCGCATCGACTCGGTGGATCCGGCCCAGGCCTACAGCTTCGGGGCCATGCAACTGCTCAGTGCGATTGGTGATCCCCTGTATGTGATCACGGCCGAGGGCCGGATCGAGCCCCGGCTGGCCACGGCCCTGCCGCGGCTGAGCGCCGATGGCCTCACCGCCTGGGTGCCCCTGCGCCGGGGCGTGAGCTTCCACGACGGCAGCCGTTTCGATGCCGCCGCCATGGTGTTCACGCTGAAGCGGTTCATGGCGATCGGCAAGCTCAGTTACCTGGTGGGCGATCGGCTCACCGCCGTGCGCGCCAGTGGGCCCTACGAACTGGAGCTGCGGCTGAAGCGGCCGTTCTCGGCCCTGCCGGAGCTGCTCAGCGCCATCAACCTCACGCCCCTCTCACCCGCCGCCTACGGGCCGTTGGGCCAACGCTTCCTCAACGACCGCTTCGTCGGCACGGGCCCCTACAAGCTCACCAGCGCCAACGACCAGCAGCAACGGCTGGAGCCTTTTGAGCACTACTGGGGCCAGCGTCCCGCCAATGGGGGCCTGGATCTGGTCAGCCTCGCCAACTCCACCGCCCTCTATGGCGCCCTGCGCAGCGGCGAGGTGGATGTGCTGCTCTCCACCAGCCTCGACGGGGACCAGCAGATGGCCCTGCACCACTCCGCCCAGCGGGGCCAGCTGAACGAGGGGGTGGGGCCCGCCCTGGAGATCGGCTACCTGAGCCTGCTCACCGACCATCCCCCCCTCGACAACCCCAGCCTGCGCCAGGCAGTGGCCCTGAGCCTGGATCGGAGGCTGATCAGCGAACGGGTCAGCCAGGGCCTGCGTGCCCCCCTGCGGGACCTCGTGCCGCCGAGCCTGAAAGGTTCCAGCCCCCGGGCCTGGCCCAGCTACGACCCGGCCAGGGCGCGCCGGCTCTACCGCCAGGCGGGCTACTGCGGCGGACGGGCCCTGGCCCTGCCCCTCACCTTCCGCTCCAACGTCCCCTCCGATCGCCTGTTCGCCCTGATCTGGCAGGCCCAGCTGCAGCGTGATCTGGGCGACTGCGTGCGCCTGGAGATCACGGGCATGGAGGCCACCACCGCCTACCGCCAGCTGGGGGATGGGGCGTTCACCATGATCCTGCTGGATTGGATGGGGGATTTCCCCGATGCGGGCAACTACCTGACCCCCCTGCTGGGCTGCGATCAGGCCCAGGGCAACCGCTGCCTGAAGGGGGCCAGCGCCGCCAGCGGCAGCTTCTGGACCCGGCCCGGCCTCGACGCTGACCTGCGCCGCAGCGAAGGGCTCACGGGGCCGACGCGGGCGGTCTTGTTGCGCTCGATCCAGGCCGAGGCCGCCGCGGCCGTGCCCTACCTGCCGGTGTGGCTGGTGTCACCACGGGCCTGGAGCCTGCCGCGGATCAGCGCGCCGGAGTTCGATGGCTCCGGCCGGGTGGTGCTCAGCCGCCTGCAGAGACGCGGGCCTGGAGGGTCCCCGCCATGA